One window from the genome of Eucalyptus grandis isolate ANBG69807.140 chromosome 7, ASM1654582v1, whole genome shotgun sequence encodes:
- the LOC108954354 gene encoding LOW QUALITY PROTEIN: putative disease resistance RPP13-like protein 1 (The sequence of the model RefSeq protein was modified relative to this genomic sequence to represent the inferred CDS: inserted 1 base in 1 codon): MAAALVGGAFLSAFLQVLFDRMASREVVDFFQSRKLGKGRLLQKLKAALLSANAVLDDAEEKQMTNDHVREWLDELKDAVYDADDLFDEIATEDLKREAGVKPRALVSKVWRFAADARRSKLGDELERVLARLESVVKQREVLGLREGIRERTPRALPTTSLVEESSVFGREKDRKAVIELLLSDRGERNTSVMAIVGMGGVGKTTLSQLVFNDGVVKGSFELRAWVSVSDQFDICKLTATALEEFSSSSKKETENLNQLQLLLKNLLTGKKFLLVLDDVWNEDFXYWNAFLVPFTYGAKGSKIIVTTRNESVASVACAVSTYPLQKLQDEECWDLFAKHAFDQHNFEARTRLEEIGQRIVKRCDGLPLALKTIGSLLRCESGIRKWEIIAESDIWDLPPGKNEILPALLLSYHYLPPQLKRCLAYCSVFPKDCIYEKDQLILLWITEGMLKQPNDSRTLEEVGDQCFSDLVSRSLLHRVSDVQSSFLEVSDVESSFSMHDLVNDLARYVAGRSFFSLDGGNAHQVSSSTRHLSFVRTRYDVAMKSFVLQIAPA; encoded by the exons ATGGCGGCGGCGCTCGTCGGCGGAGCATTTCTCTCGGCTTTCCTCCAGGTGCTCTTCGACCGGATGGCCTCCCGCGAGGTCGTTGACTTCTTCCAGTCTCGCAAGCTCGGCAAGGGGAGGCTGCTGCAGAAGCTGAAGGCCGCGCTCCTGTCCGCGAACGCCGTGCTGGACGacgcggaggagaagcagaTGACCAACGACCACGTCAGGGAGTGGCTCGACGAGCTCAAGGACGCCGTGTACGACGCCGACGACCTGTTCGACGAGATCGCCACTGAAGATCTGAAGCGCGAAGCCGGGGTCAAGCCTCGGGCTCTCGTTTCTAAGGTCTGGAGATTTGCTGCAGACGCTCGTAGGAGTAAATTGGGGGATGAGTTAGAGAGGGTTCTGGCGAGATTGGAGAGCGTAGTGAAGCAGAGAGAAGTGCTGGGCCTAAGGGAAGGTATTCGCGAGAGGACGCCTAGAGCTTTGCCGACCACTTCGTTGGTCGAGGAATCGAGCGTCTTCGGGAGGGAGAAGGACAGGAAGGCGGTGATCGAGTTGCTCTTGTCGGATCGGGGCGAAAGGAACACCAGCGTGATGGCCATAGTTGGGATGGGCGGTGTTGGCAAGACCACGCTATCGCAGCTCGTGTTCAACGATGGTGTGGTGAAAGGGAGTTTCGAGTTGAGGGCGTGGGTTTCCGTGTCCGACCAATTCGACATCTGCAAGCTGACGGCCACGGCTCTCGAGGAGTTCTCCTCCTCGTCTAAGAAGGAGACCGAAAATCTCAACCAGCTTCAGCTCCTGCTGAAGAACTTATTGACAGGGAAAAAGTTTCTATTGGTGTTGGATGATGTTTGGAATGAGGACT AATATTGGAATGCGTTCCTAGTTCCTTTTACCTATGGAGCAAAAGGCAGCAAAATCATCGTGACGACACGAAATGAAAGCGTCGCATCGGTTGCTTGTGCCGTCTCGACATACCCTTTACAGAAGTTGCAAGACGAGGAATGTTGGGACTTGTTCGCAAAACATGCGTTTGACCAGCATAACTTCGAGGCGCGCACGAGACTCGAAGAAATCGGCCAAAGAATTGTAAAGAGATGTGATGGATTGCCTCTTGCGCTGAAGACTATAGGTAGCTTGTTACGCTGTGAGTCTGGTATCAGGAAGTGGGAAATAATTGCAGAGAGTGACATTTGGGATTTGCCACCTGGAAAGAATGAAATTCTCCCTGCGCTGTTGTTAAGTTATCATTACCTTCCTCCACAACTGAAACGATGTTTAGCCTATTGTTCAGTCTTCCCAAAGGATTGTATATATGAGAAGGACCAGCTGATCTTACTTTGGATTACTGAGGGCATGCTAAAACAACCTAACGACAGCAGGACATTAGAGGAAGTAGGTGATCAGTGCTTCTCTGATCTCGTGTCTAGATCTTTGCTTCATAGAGTAAGTGATGTCCAATCGAGCTTCCTGGAAGTAAGCGATGTCGAATCGAGCTTTTCGATGCATGACCTGGTCAATGACTTAGCAAGATATGTAGCTGGTCGATCTTTTTTTAGCTTGGACGGAGGCAATGCACACCAGGTGTCCTCAAGCACTCGCCATTTGTCATTTGTAAGAACTCGATATGATGTCGCTATGAAGAGCTTTGTATTACAAATTGCCCCCGCTTGA